Proteins found in one Alicyclobacillus cycloheptanicus genomic segment:
- the pelF gene encoding GT4 family glycosyltransferase PelF yields the protein MARGIGETGKISVLLTTEGTYPFSPGGVSTWCDIMVHRLKSVDYTVFSVQMDPFVAQQYQLPKGTALVKVPLWGTEEPSEHLDQRFSTTYLSKQRTTDAVIEDQFLPLFVRLVQHIIAVRKDPFAFANLIVELYDFFTDYDYKVSFKSPRVWEAYKRLIQEAVKNPELGMPQPDIYSLIQSLGWVYRFFNIINTPVPRTTVTHASAAAFCGLPCVIAKLKYGTPFLLTEHGVYLREQYLSLSKRGYPGFLNTFLIRLIHAVVDLNYALADQISPVCHYNTRWERVMTDRHERIEVIYNGVDHEIFTRARALEHPRPTVVAVARIDPIKDILGLIRAADLVRREIPDVQFLVYGAVSVPDYHKACERLVKELKLENTVVFCGQTSDIAAAYEQGDVAVLSSISEAFPYSIVEAMLAGKAIVSTDVGGVSEALGDTGILVPPGEPQALADGLIRLLNNPGLRSEMGQNARDRALNLFTLERSLEMYLKAYVKLSVAQPHTPLQPVARFQVNLTDLRRQREEAGAAESAPSAAEPVAGGGRRQGALDAQRMYMERAYALLDAGFRHEALEQMVLAVEAAPHSPATPVLLADLARLRVEQQDFETAHSILETSIRQHQTLLRRRQQLLAERALALADFGKLPEAAALLRRAVAIAEDSPAVPVFCLELSRMYAALGERERARLERLKYEWVAGGEYGVQSLE from the coding sequence ATGGCGCGGGGAATCGGTGAAACGGGGAAAATCTCCGTTCTGCTGACCACGGAAGGAACCTATCCATTCTCTCCAGGCGGCGTCAGCACCTGGTGCGACATCATGGTTCATCGATTGAAATCGGTGGATTATACCGTGTTCAGTGTACAGATGGATCCGTTCGTCGCGCAGCAGTACCAGCTGCCGAAGGGAACGGCGTTAGTCAAGGTGCCGTTGTGGGGGACGGAAGAGCCCAGCGAGCACCTCGACCAGCGTTTCAGTACGACTTACCTCAGCAAGCAGCGGACCACCGATGCGGTGATTGAAGACCAGTTCTTACCGCTGTTCGTTCGGCTTGTCCAGCATATCATCGCGGTGCGGAAGGATCCGTTCGCGTTCGCAAACCTCATCGTCGAACTGTACGACTTCTTCACGGATTATGATTATAAAGTGTCGTTCAAATCGCCTCGCGTCTGGGAAGCCTATAAGCGGCTGATTCAGGAGGCGGTGAAAAATCCGGAGCTTGGTATGCCGCAGCCGGACATCTACTCGCTCATCCAGAGTCTGGGCTGGGTGTACCGGTTCTTCAATATTATTAATACACCTGTGCCTCGTACCACGGTGACGCATGCCTCGGCCGCTGCCTTTTGCGGCCTGCCGTGCGTGATTGCCAAACTCAAATACGGAACACCGTTTTTGCTCACCGAACATGGGGTATACCTGCGCGAGCAGTATCTGTCCTTGTCGAAACGCGGTTATCCGGGTTTTTTGAACACCTTCCTGATTCGCCTGATTCACGCCGTCGTTGACCTGAATTATGCGCTCGCGGACCAAATTTCTCCGGTGTGCCACTACAACACGCGCTGGGAGCGTGTCATGACGGACCGCCATGAGCGCATTGAAGTCATCTACAACGGCGTCGACCATGAAATTTTCACCCGGGCGCGTGCGCTCGAACACCCACGGCCCACCGTAGTGGCGGTGGCACGTATCGACCCCATCAAGGACATTCTCGGCCTCATCCGGGCAGCGGACTTGGTGCGAAGGGAGATTCCGGACGTTCAGTTCCTGGTATATGGGGCCGTCTCGGTGCCAGACTATCACAAAGCGTGTGAGCGGCTGGTTAAGGAATTGAAGCTGGAGAATACCGTGGTGTTTTGTGGACAGACATCCGACATCGCGGCGGCTTACGAGCAAGGGGACGTGGCCGTGTTGTCGAGCATTTCGGAGGCGTTCCCGTACTCCATTGTGGAGGCGATGCTGGCGGGCAAGGCGATTGTGTCGACCGACGTTGGCGGCGTCTCCGAAGCGCTTGGCGACACGGGGATTCTGGTGCCGCCGGGAGAACCGCAAGCATTGGCGGACGGCCTGATTCGCCTGCTGAACAACCCCGGACTGCGCAGCGAAATGGGGCAAAACGCGCGCGATCGGGCGCTCAATTTGTTTACGCTCGAACGCAGCCTGGAAATGTACCTCAAGGCCTACGTGAAGTTGAGCGTCGCGCAACCGCACACTCCGCTGCAGCCGGTGGCACGCTTCCAGGTGAACCTGACCGACCTGCGGCGTCAACGGGAAGAAGCAGGGGCCGCCGAATCTGCGCCTTCGGCGGCTGAGCCCGTGGCGGGCGGCGGCAGGCGGCAGGGCGCACTTGATGCGCAGCGCATGTACATGGAACGGGCGTACGCCTTATTGGACGCTGGCTTTCGGCACGAGGCGCTCGAGCAGATGGTCCTGGCCGTTGAGGCCGCACCGCATTCGCCGGCGACGCCGGTGCTGCTTGCGGATCTGGCCAGACTGCGCGTGGAACAGCAGGACTTTGAGACTGCGCACAGTATACTAGAAACAAGTATTCGACAACATCAGACCCTGTTACGACGACGGCAGCAGCTGCTCGCGGAGCGTGCGCTGGCCTTGGCGGATTTTGGCAAGC
- a CDS encoding phospholipase D-like domain-containing protein, with protein sequence MAWIVLTCLYGINTLAVLAIAIANVHRPMHALTWVMIGVVLPLVGPILYLLLNRPLPMDRTSRPRARSSNSLGSLGAGSASGSLDGGVPSVALAVERRTGCPAKPGDVQVLVNGRPTYAALFKALQAAERSIDVEYYIYRDDAIGRQMTEILKERAAAGVRVRFMVDGMGSRKFPRAELRRMQASGIDCRIFFPLRFPWLRPTLNHRDHCKIVVVDGAQSFVGGINVGYEYTGLKPGVGWWRDTHLKLTGACVPDIMAVFERNWSIATPVHARGAIRQRPQPASSERGAAARPARLAGVRWAGGSGVSAAAAWGLDGEWSEELATDPSSRPVEPQEKLMVSRHALVQTIDSRPSSHVQTAHDVFFLCVSTAANTVDVTTPYFVPSPAITHALKTAVARGVRVRLLVPASPDHKMIGLASHTYFGDLLDAGVEIYQYQKGLLHTKVMTVDGQIAFVGAANMDLRSFRLNFEVGELLYSEAIASDLTSQFETDLQDARRLTQAMLAERPWFGRVTDRCARLLAPLL encoded by the coding sequence GTGGCCTGGATTGTGCTGACGTGTCTTTACGGCATCAACACATTGGCGGTGCTGGCCATCGCGATCGCCAATGTGCACCGCCCGATGCACGCCCTGACCTGGGTGATGATCGGCGTCGTGCTGCCGCTGGTGGGTCCAATCCTCTATCTCCTCCTCAATCGTCCTTTGCCCATGGACCGCACGAGCCGGCCGCGGGCGCGTTCGTCGAACTCATTGGGTTCTCTTGGGGCGGGCTCGGCCAGTGGTTCGCTTGATGGCGGCGTACCATCGGTCGCTTTGGCCGTGGAACGCCGGACGGGCTGTCCGGCCAAGCCCGGAGACGTCCAGGTGCTGGTGAACGGACGTCCCACCTATGCTGCACTGTTCAAAGCCCTCCAGGCGGCAGAGCGAAGCATCGACGTGGAGTACTACATCTACCGGGACGATGCAATTGGGCGGCAAATGACCGAGATCCTCAAGGAGCGTGCGGCCGCCGGGGTTCGGGTGCGGTTCATGGTGGACGGGATGGGCAGCCGCAAGTTCCCGCGGGCGGAACTGCGCCGAATGCAGGCCAGCGGCATCGACTGCCGCATCTTCTTCCCGCTGCGGTTCCCGTGGCTGCGGCCGACGCTCAATCATCGTGATCATTGCAAAATTGTGGTGGTCGACGGCGCGCAAAGTTTTGTGGGCGGCATCAACGTCGGCTATGAATACACAGGACTGAAGCCGGGCGTGGGCTGGTGGCGCGACACGCATCTGAAGCTGACCGGCGCGTGTGTGCCGGATATCATGGCTGTGTTCGAGCGAAATTGGTCCATTGCGACGCCTGTTCACGCTCGCGGCGCCATCCGGCAGCGGCCGCAGCCTGCTTCGTCCGAACGCGGCGCGGCGGCTCGACCGGCACGGCTTGCAGGCGTGCGTTGGGCGGGGGGTTCGGGCGTTTCCGCAGCGGCTGCGTGGGGCTTGGATGGGGAGTGGAGTGAAGAGCTGGCCACTGACCCGTCCTCGCGCCCGGTTGAGCCGCAAGAGAAGCTGATGGTGTCACGGCATGCGTTGGTGCAGACCATCGACAGCCGGCCAAGCTCGCATGTGCAGACCGCGCACGATGTGTTCTTTTTATGTGTTTCCACGGCCGCAAACACAGTGGACGTGACCACCCCCTATTTCGTCCCCAGCCCGGCCATCACACACGCCCTCAAGACGGCGGTCGCGCGGGGCGTGCGGGTGCGTTTGTTGGTCCCGGCCAGCCCGGACCACAAGATGATTGGGCTGGCCAGTCACACCTATTTTGGCGACTTGCTGGACGCTGGTGTGGAGATTTACCAGTATCAAAAGGGCCTGCTGCACACGAAGGTCATGACTGTGGATGGGCAAATCGCCTTCGTTGGCGCGGCCAACATGGACCTGCGAAGCTTTCGGCTGAACTTCGAAGTGGGCGAACTGCTCTATAGTGAGGCGATCGCCTCGGACCTGACGAGCCAATTTGAAACCGATTTACAGGATGCCAGGCGGCTGACGCAAGCGATGCTGGCGGAGCGGCCGTGGTTTGGGCGCGTGACTGACCGGTGCGCACGGTTGTTGGCGCCGCTGCTGTGA
- a CDS encoding alpha/beta fold hydrolase — MPYLSSGGVRLHYEVRGQGVPILFIHPPVLSSTCFALQTAALSKTFKTITFDIRGHGRSQASPTPLTYDLIVSDMQAVLNAAGEDRAFLCGYSMGGSIALEFLLQCPERAQGAILIGGFSEVQSLYLRGLVTAGIALTHPWFQHFLAWGLAKTNSVRETFRETLAANLQCSFADAQAYYRCSLTYDCTERVSAIEQPVLLLYGQHDRPFHPYGKQLYERLPNSQLVYIPASSHRIPSKQPALLNLAISRFVKKHAVYPGARTLIL; from the coding sequence GTGCCATACCTGTCGAGCGGCGGCGTACGACTGCACTACGAAGTGCGGGGACAAGGGGTCCCGATTTTGTTCATCCATCCACCGGTGCTCAGCAGCACGTGTTTTGCACTGCAGACAGCCGCATTATCGAAAACATTCAAGACCATCACGTTTGATATTCGCGGCCACGGTCGCAGCCAGGCTTCGCCAACCCCGCTGACCTATGACTTGATTGTGTCAGACATGCAGGCCGTGCTGAATGCCGCGGGCGAAGACAGGGCGTTCCTGTGCGGTTACTCCATGGGCGGTTCGATTGCGCTCGAGTTTCTGCTCCAATGTCCTGAACGAGCCCAGGGGGCCATCCTCATCGGCGGCTTTTCGGAAGTGCAAAGCCTGTATCTCCGGGGGCTGGTGACCGCCGGCATCGCCCTGACGCACCCCTGGTTTCAGCACTTCCTGGCGTGGGGACTGGCGAAGACCAACTCCGTCCGGGAGACCTTCCGAGAGACTCTGGCCGCCAATTTGCAGTGCAGCTTCGCAGACGCACAAGCGTACTACCGCTGCAGCCTGACGTACGACTGCACCGAACGGGTGTCGGCCATCGAGCAGCCTGTGCTGCTGCTGTACGGGCAGCATGACCGGCCTTTCCACCCGTATGGGAAACAGCTGTACGAACGGCTGCCGAACAGTCAGCTGGTCTACATTCCAGCGTCCAGCCACCGGATTCCGAGCAAGCAGCCGGCATTGCTCAACCTCGCGATTTCGCGCTTTGTGAAGAAGCATGCCGTATACCCGGGTGCCCGGACGCTCATCTTATGA
- a CDS encoding EAL domain-containing protein: MVAEGVETEEQHELLARYGCDEMQGYLYSKPIPVADFEGLLQMTSFSA; encoded by the coding sequence GTGGTCGCTGAAGGGGTCGAAACCGAAGAGCAGCACGAGCTGTTGGCCCGCTACGGCTGTGACGAAATGCAAGGCTATTTGTACAGCAAACCCATCCCGGTCGCCGATTTCGAAGGGCTCCTGCAGATGACAAGCTTTTCAGCCTGA
- a CDS encoding IS1595 family transposase, with protein sequence MTLLEFQERFSTIRACEERLFELRWPDGFVCPKCGSKEYCEVVSSSRKEAEERMPLFQCKNCSRQTSVTAGTIFHKTKTDLRKWFLAVYLMANDKRGVAATTIQRNIGVSYPTAWNMLRKIRKAMADRNALYQLEGLVQIDDAYFGGESHGEGKRGRGSDQDPVIVAVQMERGTPKYITMAVVPNLTKEVVAPVLSGRLKPNCVWETDGSKTLVACAKELEPASHIVTKSGTPEAHETFEWIDKVISLAKRFIDGTYHGRIVYKQGYLEEFVYRFNRRKLGNRLVDRLLLACAHAKPLPSV encoded by the coding sequence ATGACACTTCTTGAGTTTCAGGAACGGTTCTCCACGATTCGTGCCTGCGAGGAGCGTTTGTTTGAGCTACGTTGGCCAGATGGCTTTGTTTGCCCGAAGTGCGGCAGCAAGGAGTATTGTGAAGTTGTAAGCTCCTCACGGAAAGAGGCTGAAGAACGAATGCCCTTATTCCAGTGCAAAAACTGCTCTCGGCAAACTTCCGTCACGGCGGGCACCATCTTTCATAAGACGAAAACCGATTTGCGCAAGTGGTTTCTTGCGGTGTACCTGATGGCCAATGACAAGCGAGGCGTTGCTGCGACAACCATTCAACGGAATATTGGAGTATCGTATCCCACCGCATGGAACATGTTGCGTAAAATCCGCAAGGCCATGGCTGATCGCAATGCACTGTACCAGTTGGAAGGACTCGTGCAAATCGATGACGCCTATTTTGGCGGAGAGAGCCATGGAGAAGGAAAGCGTGGGAGGGGCTCGGATCAGGACCCGGTGATTGTCGCCGTTCAGATGGAGCGTGGGACGCCAAAGTACATCACCATGGCGGTAGTACCGAATCTCACGAAGGAAGTGGTTGCTCCCGTTCTATCCGGACGGCTGAAACCAAATTGCGTCTGGGAGACGGACGGCAGCAAGACGCTTGTGGCCTGTGCCAAGGAGTTGGAGCCTGCGTCCCATATAGTGACGAAGTCGGGTACACCGGAGGCCCATGAGACGTTCGAATGGATAGACAAGGTCATCAGCCTGGCCAAGAGGTTTATCGATGGTACGTACCACGGGCGGATTGTATACAAGCAAGGATACCTTGAGGAGTTCGTGTATCGATTCAACCGCAGGAAGCTTGGAAATCGCTTGGTGGACAGATTGTTGCTTGCCTGTGCGCATGCGAAACCATTACCCAGTGTTTAG
- a CDS encoding putative bifunctional diguanylate cyclase/phosphodiesterase: MEWKHRRTGAPPVWSVVVGFWVMVGGMLAQVVFDLTFVAKDTVNQQVLAAASLLAVGFVTIGLFVLVREYRHNRRIRCLAYHDSKQDGRGGYRLCDESMDAVFGERVMLETGLQRALANHEFYLVYQPRVDVQTRSMTSAEALLRWHHPVSGLISPGVFIPIAEKSGLIVEIGMWVLEQVCEQIRSWQEAGLAPVRIAVNVSPLQLLAPRFVKQVQEILERTQVNPSFLEIEVTEGAFIDHQGDVIEKLKWLRFLGIPVSIDDFGTGYSSLARLKHLPVDTLKIDQAFVREMHDDKGAVARTIIALGHDLESYISSLLS, from the coding sequence GTGGAATGGAAGCATCGCCGTACGGGCGCACCGCCCGTATGGTCCGTGGTTGTGGGATTTTGGGTGATGGTCGGGGGAATGCTGGCGCAGGTCGTCTTCGACTTGACGTTTGTCGCAAAGGACACAGTCAATCAGCAAGTCCTTGCAGCTGCCAGTCTCCTTGCCGTAGGTTTCGTGACCATCGGGCTGTTTGTGCTGGTGCGGGAATACCGTCACAACCGCCGCATTCGCTGCTTGGCCTATCACGACTCGAAGCAGGACGGCAGAGGGGGATACCGTCTCTGCGACGAATCGATGGACGCCGTATTTGGTGAACGGGTCATGCTGGAAACCGGCCTGCAGCGCGCGTTGGCCAATCATGAATTCTATCTGGTCTACCAGCCGCGGGTGGATGTGCAGACGCGCAGCATGACGAGTGCGGAAGCGCTGCTGCGGTGGCACCATCCGGTTTCGGGACTGATTTCTCCCGGCGTGTTCATCCCCATCGCGGAAAAAAGCGGGTTGATTGTGGAGATTGGGATGTGGGTGCTGGAGCAAGTCTGCGAACAAATCCGCTCCTGGCAGGAGGCGGGACTGGCGCCGGTGCGCATTGCAGTCAACGTTTCGCCCCTTCAGCTCCTGGCGCCGCGCTTCGTCAAACAAGTCCAGGAGATACTGGAGCGAACGCAAGTCAATCCTTCGTTCCTGGAGATTGAGGTGACTGAAGGAGCCTTTATCGACCACCAGGGCGATGTCATCGAGAAGCTCAAGTGGCTGCGATTCCTGGGCATTCCGGTCTCCATCGACGACTTCGGGACCGGGTACTCTTCACTCGCCCGCCTCAAACACCTGCCGGTCGACACCCTCAAGATTGACCAGGCGTTCGTGCGCGAGATGCACGACGACAAGGGGGCGGTGGCGCGGACCATCATTGCACTGGGCCATGATTTAGAATCATACATCTCAAGTCTTTTAAGTTAG
- the cbpB gene encoding cyclic-di-AMP-binding protein CbpB: protein MEDSLREALMHVQLSQLLIPAKNVACVLRYNNLEHALLILTKAGYTAVPVLDDHGSVCGTISKTNILDAMLSTDKIDVDKLHEVLVEQAMTTKIPRLTTSDSFLKGMELLINNPFVCVLDAEEHFHGILTRRAVLIEIERKLRRRD, encoded by the coding sequence GTGGAGGACAGCCTGCGTGAAGCCCTCATGCACGTCCAACTCTCACAACTGCTCATCCCTGCAAAAAACGTCGCTTGTGTATTGCGCTACAACAACCTCGAGCATGCGCTGTTGATTCTCACCAAGGCGGGCTACACGGCGGTGCCTGTCTTGGACGACCACGGCAGCGTGTGCGGTACCATCAGTAAAACCAACATTCTGGATGCCATGTTGAGTACGGATAAGATTGACGTCGACAAGCTGCACGAAGTCCTCGTGGAACAAGCCATGACCACGAAAATTCCGCGCTTGACGACATCCGACTCCTTTCTCAAAGGCATGGAACTCCTGATTAACAACCCCTTTGTCTGCGTTCTGGATGCGGAGGAACACTTTCATGGCATTCTCACCCGAAGAGCGGTCCTGATTGAAATCGAGCGGAAGCTTCGGCGGCGCGACTGA
- a CDS encoding DUF2140 family protein, whose amino-acid sequence MWKRVFVVLFSLHLILLAGVLVWFFSLPKAGTKAVQALASSNASGEPSTAVEIQIDQNAANLFLAQALANQPELSNILSSANVSFGDTWTTDLNIKVDQQVVPFTLTCLPTITNGNLDLQIVHASIGGTTMTDTFVNILQLLHLPSWITFDPAAETIHIDFADLPGDKVKVHLERYSAARHTLTAQVVPMLPTSG is encoded by the coding sequence GTGTGGAAAAGGGTATTTGTCGTCCTGTTCTCCCTGCACCTCATTCTTCTGGCAGGAGTGCTCGTGTGGTTTTTCTCGCTCCCAAAGGCCGGTACAAAAGCCGTCCAGGCCCTCGCGTCGAGCAACGCGTCCGGCGAACCGTCCACCGCCGTCGAGATTCAAATCGACCAGAATGCGGCCAACCTGTTTTTGGCCCAAGCGCTCGCCAACCAGCCCGAGCTGTCCAACATCCTGTCGAGCGCCAACGTCAGTTTCGGGGACACGTGGACAACCGACCTGAACATCAAGGTCGATCAACAGGTGGTTCCCTTCACCCTCACGTGCTTGCCGACCATTACGAACGGGAACCTCGACCTGCAGATTGTCCATGCATCCATCGGCGGAACCACGATGACGGACACGTTCGTGAACATCCTTCAGCTGCTGCATTTACCCAGTTGGATCACGTTCGATCCCGCCGCCGAAACCATCCACATTGACTTCGCCGACTTACCGGGCGACAAGGTGAAAGTCCACCTGGAGCGCTATTCCGCAGCGCGCCATACGCTCACCGCACAGGTTGTCCCCATGCTTCCAACGAGCGGGTAA
- a CDS encoding glutathione peroxidase, giving the protein MNIYDFTVQAADGHEVSLRDYEGKVLLIVNTASKCGFTPQYKGLEALHQRFAGRGFSVLGFPCNQFGGQEPGTNEEIQAFCERTYGVTFPVFAKIDVNGPNAHPLYQYLTSEKPGILSSEAIKWNFTKFLVDASGTPVKRYAPQTTPESIADDIEHLLRSSS; this is encoded by the coding sequence ATGAACATTTACGACTTTACGGTTCAGGCGGCGGACGGTCACGAGGTTTCGCTGCGCGATTATGAGGGCAAGGTTCTGCTGATTGTCAACACGGCCAGCAAATGCGGCTTCACCCCGCAGTACAAAGGGCTGGAGGCGCTCCACCAGCGGTTTGCCGGCCGCGGGTTTTCGGTGCTGGGGTTTCCATGTAACCAGTTTGGCGGCCAGGAACCTGGAACCAACGAAGAGATTCAGGCGTTTTGTGAGCGCACGTACGGCGTGACGTTTCCCGTGTTTGCGAAAATTGACGTCAACGGTCCCAATGCGCATCCGCTGTACCAGTATTTGACCAGTGAAAAGCCGGGGATTCTCTCATCGGAGGCCATCAAATGGAACTTCACAAAGTTCCTGGTCGACGCATCCGGAACCCCCGTCAAGCGCTATGCTCCCCAGACGACGCCAGAGTCCATTGCGGACGACATCGAACACCTGCTGCGTTCATCTTCCTAA